The proteins below come from a single Benincasa hispida cultivar B227 chromosome 4, ASM972705v1, whole genome shotgun sequence genomic window:
- the LOC120076810 gene encoding amino acid transporter AVT1C-like, with amino-acid sequence MKNSVSDRSFYIESSDDEDLEKEIDNDDGSDSDSSSSSADNRNHNQPSSYNTAAWPQSYRQSIDMLGSLHSPSIGLLGTSSLARFGSSFLSSSLTRRFTPEVFSSSISKPLLPTVIDEPQKHPSYSHLGPSLPSRRSSLSVRRDDKDKPVIDSHGLPISRHSTFGQAVVNGINVLCGVGILSTPYAMKEGGWLGISILMIFAVLSFYTGILLRACLDSRPGLETYPDIGQAAFGAMGRVAISIVLYVELYASCIEYVILESDNLSTLFPRAHISFGGLEINAHLLFAIATALAVLPTVYLRDLSILSYISAGGVVASIVVVLCLFWVGFVDDVGFHGKVTPLNLSSLPVALGLYGFCYSGHAVFPNIYSSMGKQSQFPAVLLTCFGICTLMYAGVAIMGYLMFGESTLSQYTLNLPQDLVASKIAVWTTVVNPFTKYALTISPVAMSLEEFIPPNHPKSHMYSILIRTGLVISTLLVGLSVPFFGLMMSLIGSLLTMLVTLILPCVCYLSILRGKVTFLQRTLCCIVIAVGVIASAFGSYSALKKIIEKLSG; translated from the exons atgaagaacTCTGTATCGGATCGTAGTTTTTACATTGAAAGTTCTGATGATGAAGATTTGGAGAAGGAAATCGACAATGACGATGGAAGCGATTCGGATTCGTCTAGTTCATCGGCGGATAATCGGAATCATAATCAACCAAGTTCTTATAATACCGCCGCTTGGCCTCAAAGTTACAG GCAATCAATTGATATGCTGGGAAGTTTACATTCACCAAGTATTGGGCTTCTAGGAACTTCATCATTAGCCAGATTTGGAAGCTCATTTCTTTCATCCTCATTAACAAGAAGATTCACTCCCGAAGTATTCTCTTCTTCCATTTCAAAACCTCTGCTCCCCACAGTAATAGACGAACCCCAAAAACATCCCTCTTATTCTCATCTCGGCCCTTCACTTCCTTCTAGGCGATCTTCCTTATCCGTTAGAAGGGATGACAAAGACAAGCCCGTCATTGATTCTCATGGCCTTCCCATTTCTCGCCATAGTACTTTTGGCCAAGCTGTTGTTAATG GGATCAATGTGCTGTGTGGGGTGGGAATACTTTCGACTCCATATGCAATGAAGGAAGGAGGATGGTTGGGAATATCCATATTGATGATATTTGCGGTGCTTTCATTCTACACTGGAATACTCCTGCGTGCTTGTTTGGATAGCAGACCTGGCCTTGAAACTTACCCTGACATTGGCCAAGCTGCTTTCGGTGCCATGGGCCGTGTCGCCATCTCG ATCGTGTTGTACGTGGAATTATAC GCTTCTTGTATCGAGTACGTAATCTTGGAGAGCGACAATTTGTCTACATTGTTTCCCCGTGCGCACATAAGTTTTGGCGGATTGGAAATAAATGCACACCTTTTATTCGCTATTGCAACTGCCCTTGCTGTTCTTCCGACTGTTTATCTTCGGGATCTCAGTATTCTAAGTTATATCTCTG CTGGTGGAGTTGTTGCATCAATCGTGGTGGTTTTATGCTTGTTCTGGGTTGGTTTCGTAGACGATGTTGGTTTCCACGGCAAGGTGACTCCACTGAACCTCTCAAGTCTACCAGTTGCTCTGGGTCTGTACGGTTTCTGCTACTCAGGACATGCTGTATTTCCCAACATCTATAGCTCAATGGGTAAACAAAGCCAATTCCCAGCAGTTCTTTTGACATG TTTTGGCATTTGTACTTTGATGTATGCTGGAGTCGCTATTATGGGATACTTAATGTTTGGAGAGTCTACATTATCCCAGTACACTCTTAACCTCCCCCAGGATTTGGTTGCTTCAAAGATTGCTGTGTGGACTACG GTAGTAAACCCGTTTACCAA GTATGCATTAACTATATCTCCAGTTGCAATGAGTCTGGAGGAGTTCATACCACCAAACCATCCCAAGTCTCATATGTATTCCATCCTAATTAGAACTGGTCTTGTAATTTCTACCTTACTGGTTGGCCTTTCTGTCCCCTTTTTTG GTCTTATGATGTCATTGATTGGATCATTGCTAACAATGCTTGTG ACTTTAATACTCCCTTGTGTATGTTACCTGAGCATTTTGAGGGGAAAAGTAACATTTTTGCAG AGAACACTTTGTTGCATAGTTATAGCAGTAGGAGTTATTGCATCAGCATTTGGATCATATTCAGCTCTTAAGAAAATCATTGAGAAATTGAGCGGCTGA